In the genome of Dromiciops gliroides isolate mDroGli1 chromosome 1, mDroGli1.pri, whole genome shotgun sequence, the window taatgagagttatagtcatgtgaactatcgtgagtatggtattacaatttatttcaactgcaggcataaaattcctactaatattaaacacattttcagtggagacagttacactcataccattataccaaaaagattttgctgtgtgagtgaggaggagacctataacacaatgaaggaatactgagtaaactagatgtctaagtttggacagtatggtaccccaacatgctccaatgcaaaaaaatgaaaaaaccaaagggaaaatgacatattcgatcatattttaaactgggctggctttttcctttaaaacaaggcttttagaggcttaaagtctttaagggagattagacaaagggaaagtccgtgtgtgtgtggggggggggtatttggaaaatccaccgaattagccggcttatggccaaactagggagggtgggagggtccttaaggtcccttcggggtcgccatctgttaagggctaaaattctagctagtctctctaaaatatctaatgagtggtcgccaataaattataagctttagcaagagttagacttttaagcatttattaaggagaataagaatttggtaaagagagagaaaggcctagattcctatctattaaagggagagcacatttctagctccgctctccaccagagtccaaaggaaagagagagtgagcgccagtctcttccttcctcctcccactagtccgcgtcacttcctgatgccaaagaaaagactcctggtcttgccctcaaagaccttcgcttcatgggtggaactcttctacagtaagtctacagtaagtctccagcaggtggtgtcattccaatcgttacattagcaaggagattacagcaagtgatcaccaggataatacactatgaccaggtgggatttataccaagaatgcagggctggatcagcattaggaaaactattaacataatcaaccacagcaataagaaaaccaaccaaaatcatatgattatctcaatagatgcagagaaagcttttgacaaaatatagcacccattcctaataaaaacactagagagtttaggaataggtggaggtttccttaaaataataaacagtatctacctaaaaccatcagcaagcattatatgcaatggagataaattagaggccttcccaataagatcaggggtgaaacagggatgtccattatcacccctattatttaatattgtcctagaaatgttagctttagcaatcagagaagagaaaggaattaaaggaattagaataggcaaggaggaaacaaaactatcactctttgcagatgatatgatggtatacttaaagaatcctagagaatcaactcaaaaattacttgaaacaattaacaactttagcaaagtagcaggatataaaataaatccacataaatcatcagtgtttctatacatgaccaacgaagtccagcagcaagagatagaaagacaaattccatttaaagtattggtagataatataaaatacttggaagtctacttgccaagacaaacccaggaactctatgaacacagctaccaaacactcttcacacaaatcaaatcagatctaaataattggaaagatatcaattgctcatggataggcagaactaatatagtaaaaatgaaaatactgcctaaattaatttacttattcagtgccttaccaatcagactacctaaaaattattttatagagctagataaaataataacaaaattcatctggaaaaacaaaaaatcaagaatatccagggaaataacggaaaaaaaaattcacaggaaggtgggttaaagtggcagtcatcaaaactatctggtactggctaagaaatagagtggagaatcaatggaatagggtaGGCACAGGAAagatagtagtaaatgacactagtaatgtaatgtttgataaacccaaagactccaggtactgggattggaactcagtattcgacaaaaactgctgggaaaactggaagatagtatgacagaaattagacatagatcaacatcttacaccttatattaaaataaggtcaaaatggatatatgatttagacataagaggtgataccataggtaaattaggagagagaggaatagtctacctttcagatctttggaaagaaaaacagtttatgaccaaacaagagatagagaatattataaaatgcaaaatgaatgattttgattacattaaattaaaaaaaaattctacaaacagaaacaatgcatccaaaattagaagggagacagaaagcagggaaacaatttttgtgaccagtacttctgatacaggcctcatttctaaaatatatagggaacttttaaatcaaatttataagaatccaagtcattccccaattgagaaatggtcaaaggatatgaacaggcagttttctgatgaagaaaccaaagctatctattcccatatgaaaaaatgctctaaatctctaatgattagagagattcaaattaaaacaactctgaggtaccacctgacacccatcagattggctacaattacaaaaaaggaaagtaatacatgttggagaagctgtgggaaaattggaacactagtgcattgttggtggagctgtgaactgatccaaccattctggagagcaatttgaaattatgcccaaagggctatatagctgtgcataccctttgacccagaaataccacttttgggtctttttcccaaagagatcatggaagggggaaagggacccatatgtacaaaaatatttatagctgctctttatgtggtaacAAGGAATTTgaagttgaggagatgcccatcaattggggaatggctggacaagttgtagtatatgaatgtaatggaatactattgtgctgtaagaaatgatgagcaggaggggttcagagaaacctggagggtcttgggtgaGCTGTTGATCAGTGAGATGACCACaaccagaagagcattgtacacagtatcatcaaaattgagtgttgatctactgtgatggactatattcttctcaccaatgcaatggtacagaagagttccagggaactcatgatagaagaagatctccaaatccaggaaaaaaaaaaaagaactgtcgagtataaatgctgaatgaaccatactatttcttttgtctttggtgctgtggtttttctattttgaggttttttgtcattgctccgatatttctcttacaacatgactaatgcagaaatatgcttaatgttagtatttggatagatagatagatagatagatagatagatagatagatagatagatagatagatagttaacctatatcagattacctgctgtataggggaggggggaaggagaggagggagggagaaaaatctgaaattggaaagcttgtataagcaaaagttgagaaatatgtttacatgtaatgggaaaaaataaaatactttattacaaacaacaaaaaaaaatctttgtctcaggggcagctaggtggtacagtggataaagcatgagccctggattcaggaggacctgagttcatatcttgcctcagacacttgacacttactaactgtgtgaccctgtgcaagtcacttaatcctcattgccctgcaaaaaaaaaaaaaaaaaacacacacacacacaaaaaaacccacaaacaaaaaatctctgtatatgatgatgatgatgatgatgatggtgatgatgatgatgatgatgacaatgacgacATCTGTGTTCCTctgcaacatggataatatggttTGCATTATTGCACCTGTATAATCTGtaccaaattgcttgctttctaaaGGAGTGAGGAAAggatggaggaaaagagggagagagtattagggaaattggtctattattttatttctgttatgtctctgcctggtttaggtatcaacaagatatttgtgtcataaaaggaatttgctagaactccttcttcacatattttttcaaataatttattcagtattggaattaattgtttcttaaatgcatggtagaattcacttgtaaacccttCTGGCTCTGGTGATTTTTTCTTATCAAGTTCATTGATAGCtagttcaatttctttatctaaaatgggcttatttaaggattttatttcctcttcagttaatttgggcaacttatatttttgtaaatattcatccatttcattcagattgtaaaattttttggcatacaattgggaaaaatatctcctaattattgctttaatttccacttcatttggtggtgaaatcacctctttcatttttgatattgctaatttggttttcttctttcttttttattttaatcaaattatacaaaggtttatctattttattgtttttttcataaaaccaaatcttagttttatttattagttaaatAGTTTTCATAGTTTAAATTTTATCATAtgctcctttgattttcagaatttctaattggTGTTTAACTGGGAacttttaatttatactttttctagctttatttttAGTTGCACACCCAAtgcattgatctctttctctattttattcatgtaagtatgTAGGAATATAACATTTcctctaagaactgctttggctacatgccataagttttggtatgttgtctctgtgagaaaataatggggtgcTGGGGGACCCAGAGGCCTCCCCCACTAGAGGGCCTAACCCAGCAAGCCTTGCCTGAACTTTTAAGACTGGGCCAGAATCAGTCAAGTTGGACCTCGGAGTGTGAAAACAGATAATAGAGgtaaaaaccacacctacctgaaagcctttccctccagagggtctgtcctctggactctggactcttacctcagcacatactgcttTGGGCCACCCTTCAAGTCCAGGAAACTAATAGattttgaatgatgctagctaaTTATCttggagcagtgtggaagggccacctctcctctggacccaaagtttacactctcacacactctAAATTGTGCTCTTGGCCTGGGAATGCTGAAGGGAACAGAcacactttttttctctctctctcccctctgaacaTTTGGGGTgctgctctctctttactaataatttatatgctttaataaatacataatgccaaaaactggtgccatagcctctaatttctaagtaacaatatattagaaaccccagctaaattccctaaaacttggggaAAACAATAGGCAACCCCATAAATTTTCAAACAATACATCTCATTAtggtcattctcttggatgaagttattgattgtttctatgatttgttgtttgacccactcattctttaaaatgagattatttagtttccaattaattttcagtctatctttccatggctctttattacatataagtTTTAtagcatcatgatctgaaaaggatgcatttactatttctgcctttctacatttgactgtaaggtttttgtgtcctaatacatggtcaaatttTGTGTGTataccatgtactgctgagaaaaaagatatattcctttctatcctcattcaattgtctccagagatctatcatatctaacctTTTCTAACGTTATATTCAcctctttaaattctttcttatgtattttatggttagatttttctaattctaagaggggaaggttcagGTCCCCCACCAGtagagttttgctgtctatttcctcttctaactcacttaacttctcttctaagaatttggatgctataccacttggtgcatatatgtttagtattgtatgatatgattatggatttgagtcagattaaactctgaggatggggtttggaaggtacccagccctgtcccagtatagtttgtttagaagtttattgcttgtcaaattctcactgtctcctttaagttttattgccaattaacagtatttttacttctgctcagtctccccacttgtcagctacatattagttttgtctgcaatccatcatgtgtcagaaccccagtcagtgggtcagggagtttgcccaccaattcaatactcgggactcaagaagaaaggatggggctcagcacaggatgcagccattgagttgagaccagatgttaagtgacattgttttttttttttttctcagagcagaatccccttggccctggggtcccaacaatggattattcttttcttcccaacataaccaaagataaattttaaccctgtcacccttatctttagagacaggggcctggagaggggagtcagtgggaactgtgagatctgaaacatctgactgtcactcccctgtttccttttcctttggtttgaccttgttccccctccccttttcccccttgttcctggaacacgtatgcatgtctccatacattgatcacgagctgaacacgcaccctgggtgagacaggattggatgttagattgtgagctcatccaccctaggtgtacgtggggacagtccttttcaagattactataaaagcctagaggattgggcatatctttgcaagacttcaatgtgtaattcagttttgcccgtcctcatgaggatgtaataaatctgtctctgcttgacttggtggtctcctcgagttatttgggtaaactgaggcagtttgctccatacagtattgatattatttcattatctattgtaactgttagcaagatgtagtttccttcccaatgtcttgtgagatttaaaattggatactagagcattaatctcccctctttaacctttcccttaatttatctcccagactagtaaatggaagaagcctctgagtCTCtatttagagcttttattgtttggtagttacaaggtgatgttgattagagggacaggaaagtagaaatacaagacaaatagtcttaagtctaaacttagtctatattccgtataaaactcaccaaaagcccaaggccacctttggtggggggagagccgcgtcaagcatgtgctgggccgagtcgaactccagtcagcgtctgtctgtgccgCACAGCCAGCAAACCAGGAGAGCCGAAAAGACCTCCCACTTCCATTacctccttgccttttaagctcgcaccccagaagtgagTGCTTAGCAGCCCGGCTGGCGTGCATAGCCCATGCACTGCTGTCGGTCTCCTCCctaaaagggtggtccttcaaaaactggcgtacttttCACCACagtcttttaattagatctattttttccttttgtgagagttggaataatgccccctgctggaaggaacattgtgagctctggcctgaggacgaGCCATGTTGCTTTAGCATCAAGAATTGACCTTTGCTCTTTTATCCTTTCCGGGAGCCAAGATGTCTAAGCAAGGATGTGGTGGGTCTTCTGGAGCCAAGTTCCGAATTTCATTGGGTCTCCCAGTGGGAGCTGTTATCAATTGTGCTGATAATACAGGTGCCAAGAACCTGTACATCATCTCTGTGAAGGGAATTAAGGAAAGATTGAACAGGCTTCCTGCAGCTGGTGTGGGTGACATGGTAATGGCCACAGTCAAAAAGGGGAAACCAGAGCTCTGGAAGAAGGTTCATCCAGCAGTGGTAATAAGGCAACAGAAGTCATATCAGAGAAAAGATGGTGTGTTCCTATACTTCGAAGACAATGCAGGGGTTATAGTAAACAATAAAGGTGAGATGAAAGGTTCAGCCATCACAGGACCTGTTGCTAAGGAGTGTGCTGACTTGTGGCCTAGGATTGCATCTAATGCTGGAAGCATTGCTTGATTCTCCTGAAGCCCACTTGTAAAATCACCTCATGAAAATGCCAacttatttgcaaaaaaaaaaaaaaagaattgaccttTTCTGGGATTTTGAAGGTCAGcccagcatccagaagttacttCTGTAGAACCACCTATGGGGcttgtcaatcagggctgccaaccaattagtCTTGGACTGTGTGtttggatggccctgtttctggtttcacagGAGGTTTTGGGAGGAAGCCCTGGAGGAGAGCGCTCTTGCGCCCTTGACCTCCTTTGGAGTAAaacagagatgctggctcccttagatagacggatgaaggcatcttggcccCTTTCTCTATGATCACTAGATtctaatgcaccttaataaaatgcttaaaagtctaaactcttgctaaagcttctaatttgaggcgaccactcattagattttagatattcTAGCTAGAATTTAAGCCTCCTACAAATGGTGACCACAATAAGGAGATGCTGAACCCtgcaatcttctgatcttccagttggttAAGGATTTCCCCCAATTTCCCCTGTTCTGtctctttaagttttaaattggCCATTAAGTGTATACTTTAACTCTTAAGTACTTTTTTTCTAGCCTCTCTCCCTTTTATGGTACACAATGGACCAGGATCTGTTGGATAAAAAAATGCCTTCTAAGTTCTAAGTGCCCTCTCTTGGTTATTTACACAGGCAAAGATAGACCTGTTGCTTAAGCTCCGTCCTTATGAATTCGAatgttctatttttattcttactgttatagtgaggaaatgtTTGAATTACAAAATGGGGACTGAAAGTACATATATTCTTCAGGACTCcccccttgagaaaataattgcagcatgGGATGCTTATGAGCTAccaattcagccaggcatgacaaaagcaaggcttatcaaactgtgttttatgtggcataaaaaatattctatcttactggaaaacaaatggttagagaatcgatcttttgactacttaacaCTGAAAAATTTGCAAATAATCCTGCACTTTGAGTTCCCCCAAAATTTAATTTATCAGGAACTGTGGAATAAAGCGAGCAAGGAGTGTATACAGGAGGAGAAggaagcttttccaaattctaattcttcatttgcatgcctggaggcaatgccCCAACTGCCTCTAGACTCTTTTTTATCACTCTaacagtgggggaaggggaacccagtcctgagtttgaaaccaagtctgattcaaattgccctagtTCCTCCCCAGTTGAGCTGACATATTTGAGTGTAAGCACTGCAGCTGTGCAGCATGTGGGAAAGATGGTTCTGCCCCCTCCTCTTGGGGCTCCACCTCCTACTCCCCATAGCCATGcccccttgatcctcctgccagAGAGTTCAAGAGATCTAATCCACCATCCTCTACCTGCCCTCCCATcttctactcagttaccagaGTAATCAGCCTCAACACCACCCCAGCCAAGCTGTAATTCTAACTTGACCTGCTGTaattctcccaaaccaaccttagaaaacccttaaAAATTCCggatatcaggggcagctagatggcgcagtggatagagcaccggccctagactcaggagtacctgagttcaaatccggccttagacacttaacacttactagctgtgtgaccctgggcaagtcactttaccccaactgcctcactaaaaaaaaaaaaaattccagatatgctAATTTTGTTCATGATCATTttgttaacctgcttttgtctttaattagtaaccttgtaaagcatttgtattatgaaaggactgacagaaaataaaggggttaaagacaaacaagagaaaattaagctgaataaaaatgtacaagacaatcctcatcatatttcaagaaaccacTTCTCTTGCCATGGAAGGggatatattttacagaaatgtagaagtaaacagcaaagtATTAATATGAGCACTGGGGATtgtagatatcagaatcaaaaatgttctaaattcactcagagaaataatgtcactTCAAAGGTTACAtaaggatttctatgctattacatctacattctGAAATTAACAATATGGGtatattttcatagagattttaatgcttttaagattatgttttatacttagctttaaaaaagggaatatttgcaaaagctttttacaGTCATgtgatcaaatttatattttgtaatactcttattaatattaagttcatattcatttaattttccccagtttgaatttcattgtcttttattcttccatttgtattttgttctattcatttatctctattttcGAACTAAggaaagatggttttgatttcaccATACAATTTTAAGTAtggaagtattattctcccatattcggaattgtttgttgttttttttcccaactgattatttgatcaaattctataaagcatttccctggcaaactggttgccatggggggcagctaggtggcacagtggataaagcactggccctggattcaggagcacctgagttcaaatctgacttcagacacttgacacttactagctgtgtgaccctgggcaagtcacttaaccctcattgcccctagcaaaaaacaaaacaaaacaaaacaaaacaaaacaaaacaaagatactAGATAATAAAAGATATCAGTATTATCAAATTTGTTGCCATGTcaagtataaattaattctagaagtattattttttgataaacatattttttaaaaagaggggaacatttgcaaaaatgtttttttttatatacatgtaatcaaatttattattgccataaaaAGGACATATtgtgtaaaataataatatgctatttgagtattttagatattttaaaaaatttaatttaaaaagtcagTTTAAATGTTTTAagggtttctttttattttaagattgtgttttaacttgtattaaaatatgttctgatttttttcacaaaagtaattgtatacttagtaaaaaaagttattattttgaattattgcaaaattgtatattatattccgagccaaggtacattcacattttttgtgatcattattatcctcaatttttaaatccatatgagacttagataatgggaacttatcatttaagacattaattgctttcattctgagttatcagatgccagttggtcAGAATGCCATCCAATCATAAGAGGAATACATTCAAGAggagacattgaactgtcacttgaggggagacatgcatgaagtcaaggttcTGCACTgatttgggaaaggctgagaaaatgaCTATTGAAAAACattgaggttggattttcttggtttaattttcccctaCATGGCACCGGGTGGttgggctatgccatctcatgCAACACCTGACTTAAATTCCTCCTCCTATaggcctgatgtcatggacatctcaatcatATATATTTGATTATGCCTGACttagttatttctctgttcttttatggtaacccccataattatctcaggtgtaaTGATAAATACAGGGTTGGATTTGTCCTCGACATCTGCTACCAGTTATTTTAGATTCTTAAtctctcataatggcatgaggattaTAAGGCAGATGATGAAAAAgttatgaaacaaagataaaaattattttctaaattaatatagCAATTCTCTTGCCAATTTTTCTTCCATGGGGGGATTGTAGTAATATTAATGTTTAGAGGAGTATAGTAATTTTGAGacttagagaatgtttcaatttttgtttttattatatttttcatgtgtaacaactaagattctgaatttccttagacatgtttttgagaactctcattgtttgatttgattattagcaaaactatttaaaattgtgttaagctcattttgtaggaaattttcctggctgattaccagcatccacacatcaacacctgaaaatatttctattccataactacacccagaggatatcccaagaatcatctgagaaaagacttccaaagacttaaatggatattttcctattttatttttccatgttgtatatactgtttataatgtccacttgctaataggggagtgcgccctttagcctttgtcaatgcatcactcaatttctttttgtctcttttcactCCCTTTACCtagttagtcataagtatctataatgttattgcttcatgtaaggaaaccatgtttcttcacataaagcacaggggggactgtaagaATTAGAATAATGCCACCGgctgggaggaacattgtgagctctggcctgaggacaagccatgtggctttagCGTCAAAAATTGACCTTTTCTGGGATTTTGgaaaggtcagcccagagtccaAAAGTTACTTCTGTAGAACCACTTGTGGGGcttgtcaatcagggctgccaaccaattagcctCGAGCTGTGTATGGATGGCCTTGTTTCTGGTTTCACGGGAGGTTTTGGGAGGAAGCCTGGAAGGAGAATGCTCTTGTACCCTTGACCTCGTTTGGAGTGGAGCacagatgctggctcccttagatagatgggtgaaggcatcttggcctctttctctctgatcactagattctaatgcaccttaataaaatgcttaaaagtctaaactcttgcaaAAGTTTCTAATTtggggtgaccactcattagacttTAGACATTCTATCTAGAATTGTATCCCCTTACACTTTGCTTTGTCTGGGATGAGcattgctacccctacttttctggcttcag includes:
- the LOC122735192 gene encoding 60S ribosomal protein L23-like, giving the protein MSKQGCGGSSGAKFRISLGLPVGAVINCADNTGAKNLYIISVKGIKERLNRLPAAGVGDMVMATVKKGKPELWKKVHPAVVIRQQKSYQRKDGVFLYFEDNAGVIVNNKGEMKGSAITGPVAKECADLWPRIASNAGSIA